The nucleotide sequence GTTTTTCTGGACAGAGCCGATGGTTAATACCCGTGATTATCCTCTGGTGGTTGCCCGAAGACAAGGGTGCATGGTACAAGATGTCGATGGCAATGTTTTTTTTAGATATGAATTATTCTGAGTTGACTTTTCAATTGTGGCACCGGTTATGGGTTGATTACCGTGAACGGGTAACCTATGCCCGGATTTATGAGCAGATGATTTTGGATGCAGGGGGAAAGGTGGCTAATGATCATATTGCTTTTCGTTCTTTGCGGCTGACGGTTAATTGTGATCATAAAAGTGTTAATTTAGGCATTCCTTATTTGGCTAATTTGGTGGAAAAGTTAGGCTATGTTGTTAGGGGAGAATACCATTTTCCTTCTTCCCATCTCTACGCCCGCCATTATCAGCACCCTGAACAAGATTTATATGATTTACCTAAGCTTTTTATTAGTGAGTTGATGGTTGATGAGTTACCAGAGTTTATTATTCAACAAATTCAAAAAACCGTTGATTCTGGCACATTTTTTGATTTAGAGCAAGTTTCTTTTGATGGGGAAAAAGAACAGCTATTAACTCAATTACAAGGGGTTTTTACTCGTCCTTGGGCTGTGCCTTCTAAGTCAGTGGTAGAAGCGGTTAATGAGGTGTCTCAATATGGCGCTTGGGTGCTAATTCATGGTTACGGCGTTAATCATTTTACAGGCTATATTAACCGTCAAAATACAGCTAAATATCCGGATATTGAAAGTACGGCTAAAGGGTTGGCTGATTTGGGTGTGCCGATGAAATCTACTATTGAGGGAAGTCGAGGAAGCGGCTTAAGACAAACAGCTACTCATGCGGTTACAGAAATGGTGACACTCAAGGATGATACTACAGGAGAATTAACCCAGATTCCTTGGACTTATGCTTATTATGAAATAGCCCAGCGCAATATAATAGAAAGTGAAGCGGGGAAAACGATTCTCTTTGAAGGGTTTTTGGATGCCCAGGCTAAGAATTTATTTGAAATGACCCGAAAAAGTTAGAAAGTAGGAGTTGAAAAACTATGTTTGCTCATAATACCGACCTTTACAACTCTCACGAAGTTGATGAAAAAATCCGTAAAATAGCAGAGGCGGCTATTGAAAAAGATAAGCTAACCGAAGAACAAGAAGAAAAATTAAAAAAATTGTACTTTCAATATGTAGGGGAAGAAGAATATTATTATGGAAAACGACAAGAGGAAAGTTTTAACAAAAATTTACCGATTTTGATTAAACAGTATTCAGGTAAGTATGTTTTATTTGAGGATGGAAAAGTTATAGATTATGACCTTGATGAAGATACTTTATTAGATAGAGTTGAAGAAACTGATTTTTATCAATCAAGAAATGCTATTTATGTTAGACAAGTGCCTCAATATACTCTTTAGCTGAATGGAAATTTATCCCTATCAATACAATCAACTTACCCAACAATATCTTCCTATTATTGAAATCAAAATTAGAAATCTTAAAAATCCTGACTTTGAAATCAAAGACTTAGGTATATTAGACACTGGCTCTGATATTACCCTCATTCCTTTTTCTGTACTTTCTAGATTAAATACTTTAACTGCGAAAAGAAAGCCTATTGAATTTTACGGAGTAGGTAATAAAAAAACAATAGGTATTGCTTACCGCCTTGCTGTCAGCCTAGACACGGGAAATTTTTTTAAGACAATAGTTTATGGTTGTGCAGAAGATGATACTCAGGGAATCATGATTATCGGTAGAAACATTCTTAATAGATTTAGTATCACCTTCGACGGGATTAACAAACAGATAATCATTAATGATTAAGAGTTTTCGGATTCTTCTTCAGACTGATTATATGACCACTCTTTAGTTTTCTTAGCTAAAGAAAGAGGTAGGGGATATTCACACTCTTCAGAAGTCCACCAATGACTATCTCTAAGTTCGTGAGTAATTGCATGATGAAGATAAAATTTTTCAGGAGACGGCGTTGCTAAAATATTATAAGCGCGAGCTTGTGGGGCTTTCCAATATGTTGTTTGAGATGGGTTACGAGGAATATATTTGGGAATGCACATACCTGTCTCAGGGTCGCGTCGATTTACCTTCTTTCCCTCTTCGTTAGTCTCTTGCTCATATCCCTTTGATTCCCATGTGTCAAAACGACTCATTTGATTGCCTAAATTATTATTTGTTGTTCCTTTTTTAGCAACACTTAACACAGTTTGAGTGAATTTAGTGGTATCCAAATTAAAATCTTGGGGAATAAATATTCCTTGTGCAAAAGAGGCAGCACGTTCGCTACCTCTAAACGTTGTAACATTTCCCTGAATATTGGGCTTTTCCATTCAGTAACATAGCCTTTTTTTTCTTTACGATAATGAGCTTCAATAACAGTAAATGCGTTAGGTTCTAGTAAGGTGTAATCTCCTAACCAAGACCGTAGTCGTCGAACGTAGCATCGGGTGGTTTTATCCTCCAACCGAACCTCTGGAGTATTTCCCTGCTTGACTATCCAACGCTTCATCTGAAAGTGGAGATTGACTTTTAGATGAGCAAGATCACTTTGAGTTGAAATAATAATCGCAATAGAAGTTCGATGACCATGAATGTTTTGACGCGGCGGCCAAGAGACTAACTCAACAGTATTTTTCTGTCGACCTGGGCCAAATAAAAGCTTAAAATGATAGTCTCCTATTTGATATTCATGTTTAGTAAGTTCCACTGCGATCACCCAAGAAGGGGCCCAAAATTTCAAATCCTCTGCTGTTGCTGGCAACCAATGAAATTGATCCGCTTGACAAAATGGCATTAATGCTGTATGTTGAGAGGCTGGGTAACATACTTCAACCCATATTTTAAACAAGAGAGCTAA is from Gloeothece verrucosa PCC 7822 and encodes:
- a CDS encoding DUF5678 domain-containing protein, producing the protein MFAHNTDLYNSHEVDEKIRKIAEAAIEKDKLTEEQEEKLKKLYFQYVGEEEYYYGKRQEESFNKNLPILIKQYSGKYVLFEDGKVIDYDLDEDTLLDRVEETDFYQSRNAIYVRQVPQYTL
- a CDS encoding RNaseH domain-containing protein, whose protein sequence is MDTTKFTQTVLSVAKKGTTNNNLGNQMSRFDTWESKGYEQETNEEGKKVNRRDPETGMCIPKYIPRNPSQTTYWKAPQARAYNILATPSPEKFYLHHAITHELRDSHWWTSEECEYPLPLSLAKKTKEWSYNQSEEESENS
- a CDS encoding DUF1338 domain-containing protein; this translates as MAMFFLDMNYSELTFQLWHRLWVDYRERVTYARIYEQMILDAGGKVANDHIAFRSLRLTVNCDHKSVNLGIPYLANLVEKLGYVVRGEYHFPSSHLYARHYQHPEQDLYDLPKLFISELMVDELPEFIIQQIQKTVDSGTFFDLEQVSFDGEKEQLLTQLQGVFTRPWAVPSKSVVEAVNEVSQYGAWVLIHGYGVNHFTGYINRQNTAKYPDIESTAKGLADLGVPMKSTIEGSRGSGLRQTATHAVTEMVTLKDDTTGELTQIPWTYAYYEIAQRNIIESEAGKTILFEGFLDAQAKNLFEMTRKS
- a CDS encoding peptidase A2 — translated: MEIYPYQYNQLTQQYLPIIEIKIRNLKNPDFEIKDLGILDTGSDITLIPFSVLSRLNTLTAKRKPIEFYGVGNKKTIGIAYRLAVSLDTGNFFKTIVYGCAEDDTQGIMIIGRNILNRFSITFDGINKQIIIND
- a CDS encoding pPIWI_RE module domain-containing protein, translating into MKQKKNVNLNYLQPIYLDYTESLTENISGYIMPFPNIERFNQHYGKPHENARTSVLEDIMRLLLPQIRVINKPTVNRQPNPAAFLAYTPVDPQILALLFKIWVEVCYPASQHTALMPFCQADQFHWLPATAEDLKFWAPSWVIAVELTKHEYQIGDYHFKLLFGPGRQKNTVELVSWPPRQNIHGHRTSIAIIISTQSDLAHLKVNLHFQMKRWIVKQGNTPEVRLEDKTTRCYVRRLRSWLGDYTLLEPNAFTVIEAHYRKEKKGYVTEWKSPIFREMLQRLEVANVLPLLHKEYLFPKILIWIPLNSLKLC